From a region of the Castanea sativa cultivar Marrone di Chiusa Pesio chromosome 10, ASM4071231v1 genome:
- the LOC142612927 gene encoding uncharacterized protein LOC142612927, producing the protein MSQTSSFNQEISVAGYHRSSFLPYFYFLSGGAEEKKTREKKQSITVQTFKTIPNSDRFVSKKLIHIYIYSIFLFSARFFFVSLSLVSKPISVTTMRIRMGWGNTYRRRMRVFTMAVVIYLDYKALQQREKWASSAKKSALWEKAHERNARRVHNLIIELEGLWVKLGQYLSTRADVLPEAYISRLKQLQDSLPPRPLQEVCRTIETELGKSMDDLFSDFVKVPLATASIAQVHRATLLDGQEVVVKVQHEGIKTIILEDLKNAKAIVDWIAWAEPQYDFNPMIDEWCKEAPKELDFNHEAENTRTVSRNLRCKNTGHDDNTNANQVDVLIPGVVQSAEKVLILEYMDGIRLNDLPALEEFGVDKKKLVEEITRAYAHQIYVDGFFNGDPHPGNFLVSKEPPHRPILLDFGLTKKLSSSVKQALAKMFLASAEMDHAALLSAFAEMGLKLRLDMPEQAMEVTTVFFRTSTSAKESLETIKSLNEKRTKNMKVIQERMKLNQKEVKRFNPVDAFPGDIVIFSRVLNLLRGLSSLMNVRIVYLDIMRPFAESVLQGNISRGPRFNDQWIYDTPVHSDVEAKLRQFLVELGNNDKILGIQVCAYKDGEVIIDTAAGMLGRYDPRPVQPDSLFPVFSATKAITAGMLHWLVDKGKLTLEENVANIWPEFGSNRKDLIKVHHVLNHTSGLHNALSDIPRENPLLMSDWDECLKRIAVSVPESEPGQEQLYHYLSYGWLCGGIIEHASGKKFQEILEESFVHPLQVEGELYIGIPPGVESRLATLTLDKDDLQKLSGISSRPDMPSTFQPGDISQVATTLPVAFNMLKIRRAIIPAANGHCSARALARYYAALADGGVVPRPHSSSSKPPLGSHPHIPKFSSSQNVSKRQKGRKFKEESAVSINRTNESEEIPNYNDVSHGRNTSGDGSTKLVNDSSNSNRISTTDSSEDSNPQNNSVGRIFSNPRIHEAFLGVGEYENLALPNSAFGLGFRRTKSKEGSLLGFGHSGMGGSTGFADMNNRFAIAVTLNKMSFGTVTGNIINFVCSELNIPVPAEFSRFSEMGADAESSFGRPLIN; encoded by the exons ATGTCCCAAACAAGCAGTTTTAATCAAGAAATTTCCGTAGCGGGTTACCATCGCTCATCATTTCTtccttacttttattttttgagcgGTGGAGCAGAAGAGAAAAAAacgagagaaaagaaacaaagcatCACAGTCCAGACGTTTAAAACGATACCAAATTCAGATCGTTTCGTGTCCAAGAAGCTCATCCATATCTACATATATAGTATTTTCCTATTCTCCGCTCGCTTTTTcttcgtctctctctctctcgtttccAAACCGATTAGTGTGACAACTATG AGAATACGAATGGGATGGGGAAACACATACAGAAGACGCATGAGAGTATTCACAATGGCTGTAGTAATATACCTAGACTATAAG GCTTTACAGCAAAGAGAGAAATGGGCTAGCAGTGCTAAAAAATCTGCTTTGTGGGAAAAAGCTCATGAGCGCAATGCTAGGCGTGTGCACAATTTGATAATAGAGTTGGAAGGTCTGTGGGTGAAATTGGGACAGTATTTATCAACACGTGCAGATGTGCTTCCTGAGGCGTATATATCACGTCTCAAGCAGTTACAGGACTCTCTTCCTCCTCGTCCCTTGCAAGAG GTTTGTCGGACTATCGAGACAGAGCTGGGAAAATCAATGGATGAtcttttttcagattttgtcaaaGTTCCTTTGGCAACAGCATCA ATAGCACAAGTCCATCGTGCAACTCTGCTTGATGGGCAGGAGGTGGTTGTTAAAGTTCAACATGAGGGCATCAAGACAATCATATTGGAG GATTTGAAGAATGCAAAGGCAATTGTTGACTGGATAGCTTGGGCAGAGCCACAGTATGACTTTAATCCTATGATAGATGAATGGTGCAAAGAAGCTCCCAAAGAACTTGACTTCAATCATGAGGCTG AGAATACTAGGACAGTATCTAGAAATCTACGCTGCAAAAATACTGGACATGATGATAACACAAATGCCAATCAAGTGGATGTTTTGATTCCAGGTGTTGTTCAG TCAGCGGAAAAAGTCCTTATTTTAGAGTATATGGATGGCATTCGTTTGAATGATTTGCCAGCACTGGAAGAATTTGGTGTTGACAAAAAAAAGCTTGTTGAAGAAATAACACGTGCATATGCCCACCAAATTTATGTTGATGGGTTTTTTAATGGTGATCCTCATCCTG GAAACTTCCTTGTGAGCAAGGAACCTCCTCATCGTCCAATTTTACTTGATTTTGGGCTTACAAAAAAACTATCAAGTTCTGTCAAGCAAGCACTGGCTAAAATGTTTCTGGCATCTGCTGAG ATGGACCACGCAGCTCTTTTGTCTGCTTTTGCAGAAATGGGACTTAAGTTGCGCCTGGATATGCCAGAACAGGCAATGGAGGTAACAACTGTATTCTTTCGAACTTCAACGTCAGCAAAAGAATCTCTT GAAACAATTAAATCATTGAAcgagaaaagaacaaaaaacatgAAGGTTATACAAGAAAGGATGAAACTCAACCAGAAAGAAGTTAAACGCTTTAATCCT GTTGATGCATTTCCTGGAGACATTGTAATATTTTCACGGGTCCTTAATCTTCTAAGAG GGCTTTCTTCCTTGATGAATGTTCGCATAGTATATCTAGATATCATGAGGCCATTTGCGGAATCTGTTTTGCAAGG AAATATTAGTAGGGGACCAAGATTTAATGATCAGTGGATCTATGACACACCTGTCCATTCTGATGTGGAGGCCAAGTTAAGGCAGTTCCTAGTTGAGCTGGGGAATAATGATAAAATACTTGGAATACAG GTATGTGCCTACAAAGATGGAGAAGTCATAATTGACACTGCCGCTGGAATGCTTGGAAGATATGATCCTCGTCCAGTGCAGCCTGATAGCCTTTTTCCTGTTTTCTCTGCAACAAAGGCTATCACTGCGGGAATGTTACATTGGCTGGTTGACAAAGG AAAGCTGACGCTCGAGGAAAATGTGGCAAATATTTGGCCGGAATTTGGATCAAATAGGAAAGATCTCATCAAG GTCCATCATGTGCTTAACCATACATCTGGTCTTCATAATGCTTTATCAGACATCCCTAGAGAAAATCCTTTACTAATGTCTGATTGGGATGAATGTTTGAAGCGTATTGCTGTGTCAGTTCCTGAGTCTGAACCTGGTCAGGAGCAGTTGTATCATTATCTTTCTTATGGCTGGCTATGTGGTGGCATTATTGAG CACGCATCTGGGAAAAAATTTCAGGAGATTCTTGAAGAATCATTTGTTCATCCCCTTCAAGTTGAAGGAGAGTTATATATTGGAATTCCTCCAG GTGTGGAATCTCGACTTGCAACACTTACACTAGATAAAGATGATCTTCAGAAGCTCTCAGGGATCAGCAGTCGTCCTGACATGCCCTCCACGTTCCAGCCTGGTGATATTTCCCAAGTTGCAACCACCCTGCCTGTTGCATTTAACATGCTCAAAATTCGTCGTGCTATCATACCTGCTGCTAATGGACATTGCTCAGCCCGTGCACTTGCACGGTACTATGCAGCCCTAGCTGATGGTGGTGTGGTACCCCGGCCCCATTCCTCTTCTTCCAAACCACCACTTGGCAGTCACCCACACATTCCCAAATTCTCTTCTTCTCAAAATGTcagcaagaggcagaaaggtcgCAAATTCAAGGAGGAATCTGCTGTTTCAATTAACAGAACTAATGAATCTGAAGAGATACCAAATTACAATGATGTTAGCCATGGTAGAAATACCAGTGGTGATGGTTCTACTAAGCTTGTCAATGATAGCAGCAATAGCAATAGAATTAGTACGACTGACAGCAGTGAAGACAGTAATCCTCAAAACAATTCTGTTGGTAGGATTTTTAGCAATCCTAGAATTCATGAGGCATTCTTGGGTGTTGGTGAATATGAAAACCTCGCTTTGCCAAATAGTGCTTTTGGCTTAGGGTTCAGGAGGACTAAATCTAAGGAGGGCTCCCTTCTTGGCTTTGGGCACTCGGGAATGGGCGGATCAACTGGCTTTGCTGACATGAATAATAGGTTTGCTATTGCTGTGACCCTGAACAAAATGTCTTTTGGCACTGTAACTGGAAACatcattaattttgtttgttcGGAGTTGAATATTCCAGTGCCAGCTGAATTCTCAAGATTCAGTGAGATGGGAGCCGATGCAGAGTCGAGTTTTGGGAGACCTTTGATTAATTGA